A single region of the Halorussus salinus genome encodes:
- a CDS encoding DUF2391 domain-containing protein, translated as MSDPQRERSGGESNPGEDPELDDLLDELETLEETVDDPEELEQVRETMRVARRVSTPSAFGRVIRGFDRHDAAEAAVGSVLIGVPMLAEGGTLEIGAHLATHPALLVATLFATVGLVVGVLYVAEIQQVEIYQPFFGVVPRRLVGVLTISFLSATLLMTGWGRIDWTTPWLALCQTTVTFVPMAVGAALGDILPGS; from the coding sequence ATGAGCGACCCCCAGCGCGAGCGTTCCGGCGGCGAGTCGAATCCGGGGGAGGACCCCGAACTCGACGACCTGCTGGACGAACTCGAAACGCTCGAGGAGACCGTGGACGACCCCGAGGAGTTAGAGCAGGTCCGCGAGACGATGCGGGTCGCGCGCCGGGTCTCGACCCCGAGCGCGTTCGGTCGGGTCATCCGGGGGTTCGACCGCCACGACGCCGCGGAGGCGGCGGTCGGGAGCGTCCTCATCGGGGTTCCGATGCTCGCGGAGGGCGGCACCTTGGAAATCGGGGCGCACCTCGCGACCCACCCCGCCCTGCTGGTCGCCACCCTATTCGCGACGGTGGGACTGGTCGTCGGCGTCCTCTACGTCGCGGAGATTCAGCAGGTCGAAATCTACCAGCCGTTCTTCGGCGTGGTCCCTCGCCGACTCGTCGGCGTCCTCACCATCTCGTTTCTGAGCGCGACGCTCCTGATGACCGGGTGGGGCCGCATCGACTGGACGACGCCGTGGCTCGCGCTCTGCCAGACGACGGTCACGTTCGTCCCGATGGCCGTCGGCGCGGCGCTCGGCGACATCCTTCCGGGGTCGTGA
- a CDS encoding SDR family oxidoreductase: MPAALVTGSSRGIGRAVAERFARDGYDVAINYVSSAQQARAVAESIERETQRDAIAVRADVGDPEEAADLVDAAVEAFGGLSHVVNNAGIDQHVYTEKLSPEDFDGVMDTNVNGAFNVTKAALPHLREAADGEAASEEADADPAPTPSVTNVSSILAHTGAPVECHYAASKAGILGLTKSHAGDFAPEIRVNAIAPGHVETDMTADRTEAEKEAEMAEIPVERFGQPRDIADAAAYLRDAGFVTGETLNVNGGELMR; encoded by the coding sequence ATGCCAGCAGCACTCGTCACCGGCTCCTCGCGGGGCATCGGTCGGGCAGTCGCCGAACGGTTCGCACGCGACGGCTACGACGTGGCGATCAACTACGTCTCCAGCGCCCAGCAGGCGCGAGCGGTCGCCGAGTCTATCGAGCGGGAGACCCAACGCGACGCAATCGCGGTCCGGGCCGACGTGGGCGACCCCGAGGAGGCCGCGGACCTCGTGGACGCCGCCGTCGAGGCCTTCGGCGGACTGTCCCACGTGGTGAACAACGCGGGTATCGACCAGCACGTCTACACCGAGAAGCTGTCGCCCGAGGACTTCGACGGCGTGATGGACACCAACGTCAACGGCGCGTTCAACGTGACGAAGGCCGCCCTGCCGCACCTCCGCGAGGCGGCCGACGGAGAGGCGGCGAGCGAGGAGGCCGACGCCGACCCCGCGCCGACGCCCTCGGTCACGAACGTCTCCTCGATTCTGGCCCACACCGGCGCGCCGGTCGAGTGTCACTACGCCGCCTCGAAAGCCGGGATTCTGGGGCTGACCAAGAGCCACGCCGGGGACTTCGCGCCCGAGATTCGGGTCAACGCCATCGCGCCCGGTCACGTCGAGACCGACATGACCGCCGACCGGACCGAGGCGGAGAAAGAGGCGGAGATGGCCGAGATACCGGTCGAGCGGTTCGGCCAACCGCGGGACATCGCCGACGCCGCGGCCTACCTCCGGGACGCCGGGTTCGTCACGGGCGAGACGCTAAACGTCAACGGCGGGGAACTGATGCGGTAG
- a CDS encoding DUF7344 domain-containing protein, producing the protein MIGNRDGSTPPRITPESPATDLTPERLWSLLGDSLRRRALRALDPDEGPVALSELGDRLADESDSSVEIKLHHVHLPKLDEAGLVRYDADENAVEARPRPDWADRYLEL; encoded by the coding sequence ATGATAGGAAATCGAGACGGTTCGACACCGCCCCGAATCACCCCCGAGTCCCCGGCGACCGACCTCACGCCCGAGCGACTGTGGAGTCTGCTCGGCGACTCGCTCCGGCGGCGCGCGCTCCGCGCGCTCGACCCCGACGAGGGGCCGGTCGCGCTCTCGGAGTTGGGCGACCGACTCGCCGACGAGTCCGACTCCAGCGTCGAAATCAAACTCCACCACGTCCACCTGCCGAAACTGGACGAGGCCGGACTCGTGCGCTACGACGCCGACGAGAACGCCGTCGAGGCCCGACCGCGCCCCGACTGGGCCGACCGGTATCTCGAACTCTGA
- a CDS encoding helix-turn-helix transcriptional regulator, producing MTDEPDSDLRECISTVVKRTAFLDRLADEPTSKRDLRDELDLSRSTVYKAVRELEALGLVTETDAGVALTLVGRLLAEECRAFESRAAAVTDAASLLSALPADVPVTTDLLVGAETVRGERHAPTGPVEHIDEVVRRTDRVVGFTPVVLPQYVDMVHEEVVADDLTADLVLEAPVVEYLRENHDERLREALASGNLSVRRTGETLPFGLVVAEGEGLVLIVYDETGDLRGVLLNDTEAALDWGTELFRTYWERAGDESG from the coding sequence ATGACCGACGAACCCGACTCCGACCTCCGCGAGTGTATCTCGACGGTGGTCAAGCGCACGGCGTTTCTGGACCGGCTCGCCGACGAACCGACGAGCAAGCGCGACCTGCGCGACGAGTTGGACCTCTCGCGTTCGACGGTCTACAAGGCGGTTCGTGAACTCGAAGCCCTCGGACTCGTGACCGAAACCGACGCGGGCGTGGCGCTCACGCTGGTCGGTCGTCTCCTCGCCGAGGAGTGCCGGGCGTTCGAGTCGCGCGCGGCCGCCGTCACCGACGCCGCGTCGCTCCTGTCGGCGCTCCCCGCCGACGTGCCGGTGACGACCGACTTGCTCGTCGGGGCCGAGACGGTCCGCGGCGAGCGCCACGCGCCGACCGGCCCGGTCGAACACATTGACGAGGTGGTGCGCCGGACCGACCGCGTGGTCGGGTTCACGCCGGTCGTCCTCCCGCAGTACGTGGACATGGTTCACGAGGAGGTCGTCGCCGACGACCTGACCGCCGACCTCGTGTTGGAGGCCCCGGTCGTAGAGTACCTGCGGGAGAACCACGACGAGCGCCTTCGAGAGGCGCTGGCCAGTGGGAACCTCTCGGTCCGTCGGACCGGCGAGACACTGCCGTTCGGACTCGTCGTCGCCGAGGGCGAGGGGTTGGTCCTCATCGTCTACGACGAGACCGGGGACCTCCGTGGCGTCCTGCTGAACGACACCGAAGCCGCGCTCGACTGGGGGACGGAGCTGTTCCGGACCTACTGGGAGCGGGCGGGCGACGAGTCGGGGTGA
- a CDS encoding enoyl-CoA hydratase/isomerase family protein: MSDGSERENGDAAPGSPEAVGAECETVEVSVGERVEHVATVTLSRPDARNALNAQLRAELKDMLDAIEASDVRVVVLTGSDESGAFVAGADVTELRERGPLEQREASKRPRVYEYVDDLEQPVIGAINGHALGGGCELAQACDTRIAREGAKLGQPEINLGIMPGGGGTQRLPRLVGEGQAMKLILSGELIDAGEARDIGLVDEVHDEAEFEERVYDLAESMAEKSPLALEFAKKAVKASSRMELEQGIEYEAELFAHLFASEDKNEGIDAFFEDRDPEWEGT; encoded by the coding sequence ATGAGCGACGGGAGCGAACGCGAGAACGGCGACGCCGCGCCCGGCAGTCCCGAAGCGGTCGGCGCGGAGTGCGAGACGGTCGAGGTGTCGGTCGGCGAGCGCGTCGAACACGTCGCCACCGTCACGCTCTCGCGGCCCGACGCCCGCAACGCCTTGAACGCCCAACTGCGCGCCGAGTTGAAGGACATGCTGGACGCCATCGAGGCCAGCGACGTGCGCGTGGTCGTTCTCACCGGCTCGGACGAGTCGGGCGCGTTCGTCGCGGGCGCGGACGTGACGGAACTGCGCGAGCGCGGCCCGCTCGAACAGCGCGAGGCGAGCAAGCGCCCCAGAGTCTACGAGTACGTGGACGACCTCGAACAGCCGGTTATCGGCGCTATCAACGGCCACGCGCTCGGCGGCGGTTGTGAACTCGCGCAGGCCTGCGACACGCGCATCGCCCGCGAGGGAGCGAAGTTGGGCCAACCCGAAATCAACCTCGGCATCATGCCCGGCGGCGGCGGCACTCAGCGACTCCCCCGACTCGTCGGCGAGGGCCAAGCGATGAAGCTGATTCTCTCGGGCGAACTCATCGACGCGGGAGAAGCCCGCGACATCGGACTCGTGGACGAGGTTCACGACGAAGCGGAGTTCGAGGAGCGCGTCTACGACCTCGCGGAATCGATGGCCGAGAAGAGTCCCCTCGCACTCGAATTCGCGAAGAAGGCCGTGAAGGCCAGCAGTCGGATGGAGTTGGAGCAGGGCATCGAGTACGAGGCCGAACTGTTCGCCCACCTGTTCGCCTCCGAGGACAAGAACGAGGGCATCGACGCCTTCTTCGAGGACCGCGACCCCGAGTGGGAAGGGACGTAG